DNA from Mycobacterium sp. SMC-8:
CGGTGGGGTGCTGCGCAGGCCCGGACACACCGAGGCCGCCGTCGACCTGGCCCGGCTGGCCGGTCTGCAGCCCGCGGGCGCGATCTGTGAGATCGTCAGCCAGAAGGACGAAGGCGCGATGGCGCAGACCGACGAGTTGCGCATCTTCGCCGATGAGCACGACCTGGCGCTGATCTCCATCGCGGACCTGATCGAGTGGCGGCGTAAGCACGAGAAGCACATCGAGCGCGTCGCCGAGGCCCGAATCCCGACCCGGCACGGTGAGTTCCGCGCCGTCGGCTACACCAGCATCTACGAGGATGTCGAACACGTCGCGCTGGTCAAGGGAGAGATCTCCGGCCCGCACAGCGACGGCCACGACGTGCTGGTGCGGGTGCACTCCGAGTGCCTCACCGGTGACGTGTTCGGGTCCCGGCGGTGCGACTGCGGCCCGCAGCTCGACGCCGCGCTGGCGATGGTCGCCCGTGAGGGCCGGGGCGTGGTGCTGTACATGCGCGGGCACGAGGGCCGCGGCATCGGCCTGATGCACAAGCTGCAGGCGTACCAGCTGCAGGACGCCGGCGACGACACGGTCGACGCCAACCTCAAGCTCGGTCTGCCCGCAGACGCCCGCGACTACGGCACCGGCGCGCAGATCCTGGTCGATCTCGGCGTCCGGTCGATGCGGTTGCTGACCAACAACCCGGCCAAGCGCGTCGGGCTGGACGGGTACGGCCTGCACATCATCGAGCGGGTGCCGCTGCCGGTCCGCGCGAATGCCGAGAACATCCGCTACCTGATGACCAAACGTGACCGGATGGGTCACGACCTGGTGGGCCTGGAGGACTTCGACGAGGCCGTCCCCGGCGAGTTCGGCGGCGCGGTATGAGTCCGGCCCACGGCGTCCCCGACATGCCCGCGCTCGACGCCAAGGACGTCAAGCTCGGCATCGTCGCGAGCACCTGGCACGAGACGATCTGCGACGCGCTGCTCGACGGCGCCCGCAAGGTGGCCGCCGACGCAGGGATCGACAACCCGACCGTGGTCCGGGTGCTCGGCGCGATCGAGATCCCGGTGGTAGCGCAGGCGCTGGCCCGCGACCACGACGCGGTGGTCGCGCTGGGTGTGGTGATCCGCGGCGAGACACCGCATTTCGACTACGTCTGTG
Protein-coding regions in this window:
- a CDS encoding bifunctional 3,4-dihydroxy-2-butanone-4-phosphate synthase/GTP cyclohydrolase II, coding for MTRLDSVERAVADIAAGKAVVVIDDEDRENEGDLIFAAEKATPELVAFMVRYTSGYLCVPLDGEICDRLGLLPMYAVNQDKHGTAYTVTVDAKKGVGTGISAMDRATTMRLLADPDAVAEDFTKPGHVVPLRAKDGGVLRRPGHTEAAVDLARLAGLQPAGAICEIVSQKDEGAMAQTDELRIFADEHDLALISIADLIEWRRKHEKHIERVAEARIPTRHGEFRAVGYTSIYEDVEHVALVKGEISGPHSDGHDVLVRVHSECLTGDVFGSRRCDCGPQLDAALAMVAREGRGVVLYMRGHEGRGIGLMHKLQAYQLQDAGDDTVDANLKLGLPADARDYGTGAQILVDLGVRSMRLLTNNPAKRVGLDGYGLHIIERVPLPVRANAENIRYLMTKRDRMGHDLVGLEDFDEAVPGEFGGAV
- the ribH gene encoding 6,7-dimethyl-8-ribityllumazine synthase; protein product: MSPAHGVPDMPALDAKDVKLGIVASTWHETICDALLDGARKVAADAGIDNPTVVRVLGAIEIPVVAQALARDHDAVVALGVVIRGETPHFDYVCDAVTQGLTRVSLDTCTPVANGVLTTNTEHQALDRAGLPDSAEDKGAQAAAAALSTALTLRQLRPGS